The following nucleotide sequence is from Lonchura striata isolate bLonStr1 chromosome 17, bLonStr1.mat, whole genome shotgun sequence.
AAGAGCATGGAGGAAGCAGAACTCTTCCATAAGGAGAACTGAAATTTTATAAGGAATAGCACAgagaggaagtaaaataaggAAGTCTTCCCCCTGGCTTTGAGCAAATTTTGAAGTTGTCCTGAATGAATGCCTTCAAAGAGCTGAACCCTGACTAAACAGTGCTGTGTTTGGCAAGGAGCAGCCAAAACCACATCTAAAGCTCAACATATGTGCCGGTCCTGGTAATGCTTCCTGCAAGTGGTGACAGAGGGAATGGAACATGGAATCCCACCCTGCTGGCCCCAGCCCTTTGGACAGGTAAAGGCTTCTCTGGCTGAGCTGCCCTGCCTGTTCTGGGAGTGTGGGGTCTGCTCCATTGGGAAAGCCTGGCTCCCCCAggctgctggagaaggaatgGGAATGGTCAGATGGGAACCAGGAGCCCAGGAGGACAGGGACTTGCAGGagtcctgtgctgctgctgtccattGCCCAGGACTGCAGGTCAGGACCCCTCTCTCCACTGTCCATAgtcccccctgctccccagcccagGAGTTCCTCTGGCCCCACACGCTCTTCAGCACGTGTGGACAGttccccatcctgtcccagcTCTTTCCAAATCTCACTCGTGTTGCCATGGCTCAAGCCCCCTTGCAGCCACGTGCTGGGGCTACCCAGGTACTACAGGGACCAGGCTGGCAAGGTTCTGCTCCTTGGGCTGTGAGCAGTGCAGGCACATTTGCCATCTGCAAGAAATTCTGAATACATCTTTGTTCTGCAGTGCTACAACCTGCCCATTTGCCATCTGCAAGGAAATCCGGACACATCTGTGTTCCACAGTGCCATTACCAGCCCGGGAATTCCCCGGGCAGCTTGTGCCAGTGCCAGAGGCATGACTgatgctgctctccagccttcCAGTGGCAGGGGTATGTGGGCTGGGGAACCACGATGGAAAACACGAGGTCTCAGCAAGAAAAGTGAGAGCAGCCTGCCTGGGTTTGGAGAGACCTTGGAAAGAGAAGTCGTCACTCCAAATGAAAATCTTCCTTAGGCATTTCCAGACAGGGAAAGTTCATTGTCACCTACAGGACTGGGCAGTGGACAGCACCTGTGGCAAATGTGGTTGTCCCGAGACCAAGAGGAGCTTCAGCACAGAGAGGTCACGGTAGGCATCAGGGCCTGCCACGACATCGACCAGCTTCTCTCTGTGCAGAATCTCCTCCTTAAGCCTCTCGGCCATGCATCCTGCCAACAAAGGAGATCCTCCTGAGGCAGTGCCTGCCCCCCGTTGCTCCCCGcagcccttcccagctgctttcTCCCCAGGCAAAGGCGGCTGCTGCCCGTGGGACTCGGGGATGGCCCGGCCGTACCCAGGATCCCGACGCGGAGCGCAGCGcgagcccggggccgccgcgccTTCAGCGCCCGGAGGTGCCGCAGCCGGCTCCAGACGGCCTGCTCCGCCTTCTCCCTGCGGGCCAGGACAGCGGGCTGCTCCGGCTGCGGCtccacagagcccagccccagcggCCCTAAGCTTGTCAGGGCAATCAGCTAAAGGCAGGGGAGCGAGCGGCACCGGGGAGTGCCCTTTGTGGGGTGGGAATTGTCCTGCCTCTGTCTCTGTTAGCCAGTGGAGAGCATCTCCACTGCAGAAATACTTTAGGGACTAAGCTCTTGGAGTGAAAAAGCGCCTTGGCCGCAGCACAGAGCGGCGCTTCGGGgacggccgggccggggcggccccgccgccgcctccgccccTCAGCGCCGCGttccgccccgccgccgctccgggccCGCCCCGCTGCTGGGCGCCGCCGCGGGAATCCCAAAACCACAGACTTAAATAGGTTGGGAAGCATCTCCGAGATCATCGTGTTCAGCCTGTGACCCAAAACCACCATTTCAACTAAACCAGGACACTGAGCGCCATGTCCAGTCTtcccttaaacacctccagggactgTGACTCCGccacctccctggacagccGATTCCAAGTTCTAAGGACCCTTTCCGTGAAGGAATTATTCCTAAAATCCAACGTAGAagtcccctggtgcagcttgagatCATGTCCTCTTATCATgtcccttgttccctgggagcagagcctgacccccaatggctgcaccctcctgtcagggcgCTGTGAGGGTGAGAAGgttcccctgagcctcctttcctccaggctgagtcccctcagctccctcagcctctctggTGCTCCAGCTTCTTCCCTGGTTCCACTTCCCTTTTCTGGACATAATCCAGCACCTCCATGTGCATTTTGAAGTGAGAGACCCACAACTGGACAAAGCACAAACCCTTTCCTGGTCCTGTTTCCCCACTGTGGCTGATAAGGGCCAGGATGATACATGGCCTTGTGGAACCTGGTGCTCATGTCcagctgctgttgaccagcaACCCAGGGCCTTTTCCACTGTGCTCTTTCCAGCTACCCTGCCCCAAGGCTGGAGTGAAGGCACAGGACAGCAGGCGCAGGTGCTCTGTGGTGGCTCGCCATGGCCATGGAAACAAGCCAAACCTGGCTGTCCCAGTCCAGCTCCCATCTGACCCTGTGTGGCCCGAGCTGCAGACAGTGACACCAATGGCATATCCCAAGCACCAATGCCTTTATTGCTGCTCAGAGGAAGGAGGGGAGCGGGTGGCCCAGGGCAGGTGACCCCTATCTCATGGCAGCACCAGGTGAGACCCCAGCAGGACCATGGAGGGTCCCAGCcaaggcagcagtgcaggaCAGTGTCAGGACTGGTGGTCTTCGGCTCATGCAGAGATAGGCAAAGTGGTGAATGAAGCATATTTACTGCTGGAGGGGTCTCATAGCCTTATCTtcatccctggggctggaagCGAACGTCTGCTCCAAGCAGCaggaaattctgggagaaagagagaaagtaCTGAGCTGCTGACAATTGCATTGCCCAGCACTCATCAGATCCTTGAAGGGAGAATGGATTGGGACATGTGGCTCTGCCAACCCCTGTGACTATTTTTCCCCCGGGCAGGCTCCAGAGACATTTCACAGCCACGCCTCACTACAGCTTTTTGGGATCCCCATGGAGACCCCACTTTGGGGTTTCCCAAAGGCACCTTGCAATAGGGGCTCTCTCTGCTCCCCTGGACCTGGTACAGGGCCTTACAGCAGAGAAGGCAAGGCTGCATCCTACCAGGCATCACAGCATCCATCCAGGCACTGCCAGTCAGGGAgaatggggatttggggctgacACTGCTGTAAAGTGTGTTGTGGAAAATTCAGACCCCAGGCTTAAGAATTGGAGAAAGATGTGGTGCCATCCCAGACAACCACCAAGCAACCAGGAAAAGCAAAGAACTGTTCTGCTGCTGAGAGCTGTCATCCAGCACTTCCTAGCACAGCTGGGGGAACTGGACTGGGAGGTTGTGCTGGTAAGCagggctctgtgggcagcaggatgggCCCCACCTGGGGTCAGGAGCTGCCTCTCACTCACCTGGTGGAACCTCACAAGGATATTGGAGAGCTGAATCCTGTCCAGAAGTGGCAGAGGAAAACCCTCATCCAAACGGGCTGGAAAAGACAACACATGTGTCTGCATTGGGATGGAAATGGGAGTCAAGGGAGCACAGAGCACTCAAATCCAGAACACCCTGGATACCAAggaggtatccacctcctcggCCACTTCCTTTCCCCAGCCCTTTCCTCTCTccactgctcctggggctggcagaagaAGCTCCACAGAAGGGCTGTGTTGTGCCATgacagctccctcagcccatCCTGCCACCAGCCCCACTCGGGTCTGAGCTGCTGGCAAGGCAGGAgatgcagggatttggggagaggGTCTGGAAAGCATTAGGAAATGCAGAGGGCTCATTTTTTCCATTGCGCTGGCTGCTGGGAGCCTGTCAGAGCAGCAAGAGGCTCCCACTGCTTcactgctgcctcctgcacTCAATTTTCCCTGCATCAGCCTTGGCAATGAGGATTTAAACAGTGAGCTGGGACCACTTGGATGGAGCAACCTGAGTGGAAGCTGCTGCGGCAACCCCATTCCCCCCAGTAGGTTCTCACCATTGAGACGAGGGAGCAGAGTATTGGAAGTCAGGATGTTCATTAAGGACTGCATCATTCTCAACTGGGCAGTGGGGAGACAAGAGAGGAAAAGCTTTAGTCTGCAGGACAGGAGACGTGAAATTACTAGGGGATAATTAGAAGATGGAgatgaggagctgggatgggcagggcaCACATTTTGCCAGAGACCAGCAGCTTTGTCTGGCTGCACTGGCAGGGAAGGAAAGGTTGGGGTGAGAGCAGCAATGGGTCTGGCTTTGCATCCTTCCCCAGCCTTGCAggctgaggcaggaggaggctgcagggccAATGGGGGGTACCATGCTGAGAGGTAGCAGGAATGACTCCCtgtcctggcccccagcaggctgccagctccatGCTGGGGGCTCTGGTCGTGGTCAAAGATAGCTTACCTGGAAATGGCCGACAGCTGAATCCTTCAGAGAGAGCCTGatcctgcacagggacagaaGTGGTGCTGTGGAGGATGTCCCAAGGGAGGGAGCAATTCCACCCATCGATGGCCATGCAGATCCCActccctccagccccagctcatTCCTCCCACACCAGGCCCACATCCCAGAGACCTTCCCATCCCCTCTCTGACCCTGGGCACCCAAAACAGAAACACCCCcagccaccccctgcccagTCAGTGGCTGCTCCCCTCTGTACCTGCCCACATCCAGGCTCCCAGCTATGCGGCCGGATCTCACGTTGATGACAGCGGACACGTTCCCTGTCTGGGGAGAGAGCACAGAGTTCTGGCAGTGCTCACCCCACCTCACTCCAGAGCAGAGACCCAGGGGAACGGATCAGACCCAATGAAACACACCACTGCCCATCCAGGGGCGTGTTTGCACCCAGCACCAAACCTGGTATTTGTCAGCTCAGGATTTGTTCCATTGGGGACATCCCAATGTGCCTGGATAGCACCTGGGAGCTCCCCTGGCAGGATCTGGGCAACAGGACGGGGCACAGCTCAAAATCCCTTGTCCACCCTCTCACAGGCCATGTCTGAACTCACcaggctgaggaggaagagaggagccaggctggagttGGGAAGGATGGCATAAGCCTGGGCATCCACAATGGGCTGGAATGAGATTCCTCCTGGTCCAATAGTCAGGAATGGAGCAGTGGGAGTGGACAGCCTGAACTTCATTGACATGTTTGGGTACATCTCCTCCAGCTGTGTGGGAGTAGAGAGAGGATGGGAATGATGGCACAAACCCCCAGTCCTCAGGGAGAacacctggcacacagcaaagcCTGTGTGTGCAAGAGCtctgggcaggcagggccagaCTGCTCACCTGGGGAATGAAGGCTGAGAAGGAAGAGGTATCCAAGCTGAATCCTGTTTCCTTTGGCATCTGCAAGGAGAGGATTGTCACCCTGGGACAATGTGGCACAGAGGAGCACATGGCAAGCCATCCTGTCCCCAAATGCTGCCATGTCTTacagctcagccccatcccacagcccCCTGCTCTCCCACTGGGGCTTCTCCAGGAttgctggctgctcctggagcacaTCAGCAAATGGAACCttttcccagccctgttccaCTCATGCCACTACCATGGACTCTGTGATTTCAAAGACCAGTGCCCCAGCCTTGTGGTAGGCAATGCCAGCTGTGTTGAAGAAGTAGCTGGAGGCTCCAAAGTAAACCATGCGCTCGTGATCCGAGGGGAAGGCCAGTGGCAGCGGTGAGAAGGGGACGGTGGTGCGGTGGGCCAGGGAGTAGAATTCACCCTGGGAAGAGAAAGAGATGTGGAGAAGGTGGAGAAGGGGTACAAATAGCAGTGGGGCTCACCTGCTGACTCTGGCTGGCAAACAGCATTTGCAACAGATTCCAAAACCTTGATTCCCACCTGCATTTGGCATTGGCATTGGCCAAATCAAGTGTTCCCAGGGCTGCCTCTCACCTTCAGGTCTGCATCCAGGGACTGGGCAGTAGCTCTTGGGGGTGCCACCAAGGAATAATCGATTCCTATCTTGTCATCTATCCTGGCTGTGACTGTAAACACAAGGAAGAGAGATGAGTAAGAAGGAGATGTTCAGGAAACCTGAGAGCTGATGGTCTCCACTGGCATCTGGGCAGTGCCTAGATTGTGCTTCCTGGTGCATCAGCTCACTACCAACTGCACCTCTGCTTGTTTCTCtattgaagagaaaaaaaacattttcctcctgGATGTTTCTCAGCAATGCAAACCATCTCCTGGACCTGAGGTGTGGCCTGGGTCCCCCAGCTAAATCAGCCTGAGCTCCTGCAAGTCCTTGAGCACTGATTCTGAAGGAATTTCCACAGCCACATAGGACACACAGAGTGATTTGTCTCTGCTGAGAAGGTTCTCCCAACAACCAGCTTTGCTGCAGAACACCAGGAGATGGGTAGTGGAGTGTACAAAGTAAAACATTCCTCATGGATGGCCAAAGCTAGGAAGAGCTGCTTCTAAACCCACTTACAGCCCCCCAGTACCTCTCAGCGTCCGGATGTATGTCTGGAGCTCATTGTGCACAGACTCGACCACATTGTCACACACCTGTGGGACAGAAAGGccacagagctgagcagggGCAGCTGGGTCACAGCCACGCTCCCTGCTCCATGGCAAAGCCTGCTCAAGTAAAAGAGCACACAGTGATCATTGTCTCCATTCATCAGGCAGCACATTAGGTGTCCAAGACACAAGCAGGGTTTCTACCTACAAGCATCTCCTTGCAGCAATTTCCCCTCGGCACAGCTCAGCTTTGGTGAGACCCTTGGAAGGAATCACTTGTGGACCGTGCAGGAATGAACCGTGCTGAGCAGCCAGGGCATGGCCAAAACAGAGCCACTGAAGGCATTAACCCACCCTGCAGGGGCACGAGCACTGACTGCCCTGAAGCTGAGCTTTGCTGAGCTCCTACAGCTCTGTGTGCCAGGACAGGAGAGTGCATGCGTCTGCCTCTGACATCCACAAGTGAAGCCCTGGAATTTGTGGGGATTTTATTGCTGGctcaccactgccctgggaaatTTACTGCAAGGCACTGTCCTGCAGATGGCTGAGGATATCTGCACAAGTTCCTTTCATTGTTTTCACTGTAACATCACAACCAACCATGGGCAGGATCTGTCTGACCAGGCATGAAGCCTACAGAGCTGATGGTGAGATGCAATGCTGTGGAGGGGCAGCAACCGCATTGCCagaaatgaggaggaggaagcgaCACAGCCTTGGGCATGGCCTTAGTGACAGCAGGTTGCAGCtcttccctgtccccagtgatatttttctgtctgtgctcAAAATGCTCCATTGCTGCCTGTGAGGATGTTGCTGCAGGCAGAAAAATGCCATCCCAGTGACTGGGATTTCCCCATGACCTGCATTTCCCTGTGACATGGATTTCCCTGTGACTGGGATCTCCCTGTGAATGGAGTCCCAGAACTGGGGGTACTAGAACTGCCCAAgcattgcagcagcagcaggaggcagg
It contains:
- the LOC144247201 gene encoding bactericidal permeability-increasing protein-like, with translation MGMQSVAVACGALALCLALSTATNPGFVVRMTQAGLDYAQQQGIAVLAQLKLPDILEDSRVFYVGKVRYEFSRLRLRDFYLPHSRITPISNVGLQVSISNAFAELDGDWRVKFLFIRDHGSFNLKIENIYMKIVVQLGSDTTGKPTISTSDCSARISKVRVLFSGKLGWLYSLFHSVIESKLRKSLESKVCDNVVESVHNELQTYIRTLRVTARIDDKIGIDYSLVAPPRATAQSLDADLKGEFYSLAHRTTVPFSPLPLAFPSDHERMVYFGASSYFFNTAGIAYHKAGALVFEITESMMPKETGFSLDTSSFSAFIPQLEEMYPNMSMKFRLSTPTAPFLTIGPGGISFQPIVDAQAYAILPNSSLAPLFLLSLTGNVSAVINVRSGRIAGSLDVGRIRLSLKDSAVGHFQLRMMQSLMNILTSNTLLPRLNARLDEGFPLPLLDRIQLSNILVRFHQNFLLLGADVRFQPQG